In Paludibacter propionicigenes WB4, the genomic window CATAATGAGCTGTCGGAGATTGATAATTCTCGTAGTTCGGAAAGTATTTTACACCCACGAAACCATTTAGTAGATTTAGCCCCGAATTCGGTGCAACTGCACTTCCATTTGACATGTGATTCCAGGTATATTCGGCCATTAAACTAAACCCTTTTGCAATGGGGATTTCAAGACTTCCGCCCCCGGCAAAATAAACATTTAGGGCAGAACCGATAGCGCCGTTGGTTCCAGTCAACGATGGCAGTGTGTTGCCTTGCGAATCCTTGTTCGTGTTGTAATAGGTTTTCGTCAGATAGCTGGCTCCGGCACCTGCTTTCAGGCTTAGATTAAATAAATTCGTTCTTATCAAGGGAAAATTGATGTATGGATAAAGGGCAAATGCATTTCCAAGCTTTTGTGGATTTCCGAGATTCAGCCAAACAGCTCCAACTCCAACTGAGGGGAAACCCGTGAACTGATGCCACGATTTTTCACCCATGGTTTGAAATTCCAGAGATAATTCTGCTCCGGTCACAGGATTTGAAACCAGTTCCTTAACGTGTTGGTCGTGAGGAAGAATTTTGCCATAAATGCCTTCCAGCTTCCAACTGTAGTTCTGATATGTCTGAGCACACAATGTGTTTACGCTTAGTATTAAGATAATAAAAAAGAGGTTTTTCTTCATAAAAGCCTGATTAGTTATTGCCGACGCATTCGATTTTTTTGGTTACCTTTGACACCACAAATGTAGTAAATTATTTAGTAATTATAAATTATTAATAGACAGGCATGTTTTCAATTTTCAAAAAAGAACTCAGGGCTTTTTTTAGCAATGCAACCGGTTATATTGTTATCGGTATATTTCTAATCCTCAGCGGTCTGTTTCTGTGGGTGATCCCCGGAGAGTATAATATCCTCGATTCGGGATATGCCAATGTCGATGGTCTTTTTTATTTGGCTCCATGGCTGTTTTTGTTTCTTTGTCCTGCTGTCACAATGCGTCTTTTTGCAGAAGAAAAACAAAGTGGAACATGGGAATTTTTAACAACAAAGCCAATAAGTAAACTGCATTTAACTCTTGGAAAATACTTTGCAGGTTGGGTGTTGGTTACGCTGGCCTTGTTACCTACGTTATTGTATTATTTTACGGTATCTCATATTGCAGAGCCAGTTGGCAATATTGATTCCGGAGCTTTCTGGGGTTCGTTTATCGGGCTTTTATTTCTGGCGGCAATATATGTGAGTATTGGTTTG contains:
- a CDS encoding acyloxyacyl hydrolase, with the protein product MKKNLFFIILILSVNTLCAQTYQNYSWKLEGIYGKILPHDQHVKELVSNPVTGAELSLEFQTMGEKSWHQFTGFPSVGVGAVWLNLGNPQKLGNAFALYPYINFPLIRTNLFNLSLKAGAGASYLTKTYYNTNKDSQGNTLPSLTGTNGAIGSALNVYFAGGGSLEIPIAKGFSLMAEYTWNHMSNGSAVAPNSGLNLLNGFVGVKYFPNYENYQSPTAHYVQKIPRKFSYEVIVSGGFRQLYYKDDKTFPIASVSFGVYRPLSNFYRMGLGVDAFYDGAYNGRTSFERTYITTDEFKNKIRVGVSWQHEILLGRFIAGFDFGLYLYDPLKNLSPYNDAKVGTLHKPLIYKYDIDKEDGWFYSRAALKYALNEHYFLSLGLKTHLQKAEFIEWGLGYVF
- the gldF gene encoding gliding motility-associated ABC transporter permease subunit GldF, with the translated sequence MFSIFKKELRAFFSNATGYIVIGIFLILSGLFLWVIPGEYNILDSGYANVDGLFYLAPWLFLFLCPAVTMRLFAEEKQSGTWEFLTTKPISKLHLTLGKYFAGWVLVTLALLPTLLYYFTVSHIAEPVGNIDSGAFWGSFIGLLFLAAIYVSIGLFSSSVSNNQIVSFVVAVVLSFFFYYGFEVITSFFTSGESIQIIENLGIHSHYKSMSRGVIDSRDVLYFLLVCTGFISATVWKIKKK